The Levilactobacillus namurensis genomic interval GAAGCCTACCCTGGGGATATCTTCTACACCCACTCTCGTTTATTGGAACGGGCAGCGAAGTTGAATGATGATCTCGGCGGTGGGTCCATGACCGCGTTACCAGTGATTGAAACCAAGGCCGGTGACGTGTCTGCCTACATTCCAACCAACGTAATTTCCATTACCGATGGTCAAATCTTCCTGAACAGTGATTCGTTCTATTCAGGGGTTCGGCCAGCCATGGATGCCGGGACGTCTGTTTCCCGGGTTGGTGGGGATGCCCAAATCAAGGCCATGAAGAAGGTTGCCGGGACTTTGCGGTTGGACTTGTCCTCCTACAAGGAACTGGAATCCTTTGCGCAATTCGGTTCTGATTTGGATGCAGCGACCCAAGCTAAGTTAGCACGTGGGGCCCGGACGGTGGAAGTCTTGAAGCAAGGCTTACACGAATCCGTTCCCGTTGCTAAGGAAGTTGTGATTTTGTTTGCGTTAACGCATGGTCACCTCGACAAGCTCGAAGTTGAAGATGTTTTACGCTATCAAAATGAGTTGTTTGACTTTATGGACAGTTCGCACAAGGATCTCGAGGATTCCATTACGAAGACGGGGAACTTACCAGAAGGTAACGCCCTGGAAGACGCAATCAAGGAATTCGACCAGACTTTCCAACCGTCCAAGCACGCTGAAGCTGCAGCCAACGACTCAGAAAACTAAGATTGCTTGAAGGAAGGATGGTGAGGAACAATGGCTGAATCGATTCATGACGTTCAACGTCGGATTAACTCGACCAAGGCTACCCGCCAAATTACGGCGGCCATGCATATGGTTTCGACGGCGAAGTTAAACAAGATTCAGAAACACGCGACCGGCTACCAAGACTACGTGTCAAAGGTAAAGGCAGTCGTGATGCACCTTTCGCAGTCTCATCTGTTGGATAATTCCTCAAGCAACCTGCAGTCAGATCGTCCAGTTAAGAAAACTGCCTACTTGGTGATTACCTCTGACCGGGGCATGGTGGGAAGCTACAATAGTAGTGTCCTCCGCGATGCTAACCGGTTTATCGACAAGCGGACGCCGAATCCCGACGACTACATGGTGTTAGCCGTTGGTGGGACGGGTGCAGATTTCTATAAGCACCGGGGAGTCAATGTGGCTTACGAATACCGTGGCGTTAGCGACGTTCCTGAATTCAATGAAGTTCGGGAAATCGTCAAGACGGTTACCACGATGTTCGATAACCAAGTGTTCGATGAACTCTTTGTTTGCTACAACCACTTTGTTAACCGGATTTCATCCCGGTTCCGGGCTGAAAAGATGCTACCAGTGGATAAGGAAACCCTGACCACTGACGCAGCCAACGATACGCCAACTAAGCCGTTAACGGCGGAGTATGACACGGAGCCTTCTGAAGCAGAAGTGCTGCAGGTCGTGCTACCACAGTACGCGGAAAGCTTGGTATATGGCGCGATTCTGGACGCTAAGACTTCTGAACATGCATCTAGCACCAACGCGATGCAGTCCGCTACTGATAATGCCGATGATTTGATCGCAACGTTGCAACTGCACTATAACCGTGCACGTCAAGCCGCGATTACGACTGAAATCACCGAAATTACCGGTGGTCAAGAAGCCTTAAACAAATAATGACGGGAGGAATTAACGAATAATGAGTACTGGTAAAGTTGTTCAAGTTATCGGACCAGTCGTCGACGTTGAATTCCCATTAAATGATGAATTACCTGACATTAACACCGCCTTAAACATCAAAAAAGATGACGGCAGTGTCTTAGTTACCGAAGTTGCCCTGGAATTGGGTGACGGTGTGATGCGGACCATTGCCATGGACGGTACCGACGGTCTTCGCCGGGGTATGGAAGTTGAAAACACGAAAGCTTCAATTTCCGTTCCTGTTGGTGACGACACCTTAGGTCGGGTGTTCAACGTTTTAGGGGAACCAATTGACGGCGGCGCCGAATTTGGTCCAGATGCTGAGCGGATGCCAATTCACCGTGACGCACCAAAGTATGACGAATTAAACCCTACGACTGAAATCCTGGAAACGGGGATCAAGGTCATTGACTTACTCGAACCTTACGTTCGTGGTGGGAAGATTGGGTTGTTCGGTGGTGCCGGTGTTGGTAAGACCGTTTTAATTCAAGAATTAATTCATAACATTGCCCAGGGTCATAACGGGATTTCCGTCTTCACCGGTGTTGGTGAACGGACTCGTGAAGGGAATGATATGTACTGGGAAATGAAGGGTTCCGGTGTTTTGAAGCAAACCGCCATGGTTTACGGACAAATGAACGAACCTCCTGGTGCCCGGATGCGGGTTGCCTTGACCGGGTTGACTATCGCGGAATACTTCCGGGATGTTAAGGGCCAAGATGTGCTGTTGTTTATCGACAACATCTTCCGGTTCACGCAAGCCGGTTCTGAAGTTTCTGCCTTACTGGGGCGGATTCCTTCAGCCGTTGGTTACCAACCAACGTTGGCCACTGAAATGGGGCAATTGCAAGAACGGATTACGTCAACCAAGAAGGGCTCAATCACTTCGATTCAAGCCGTTTATGTGCCAGCCGATGACTACACCGACCCGGCGCCAGCGACGACTTTCGCCCACTTGGATGCCACGACTAACTTGGAACGTTCTTTGACGCAACAAGGGATTTATCCAGCCGTGGACCCATTGGCTTCAACGTCAACGGCCTTGGCCCCAGAAATCGTGGGTCAAGAACACTACGACGTTGCGACGCAAGTCCAACACGTTTTGCAACGGTACCATGAATTGCAAGATATCATTTCCATCTTAGGGATGGATGAATTGTCTGAAGAAGAACAAACGATCGTTAACCGTGCGCGGCGGATCCAATTCTTCTTGTCACAACCATTCTCCGTTGCTTCTCAATTCACTGGTATGGATGGGAAGTACGTTAAGTTGGATGATACGATCCGGAGTTTCAAGGACATCTTAGCTGGGAAGTACGATGACTTACCAGAAGACGCTTTCCGGAACTGTGGGAGTATCGAAGACGCGGTCGCTAAGGCCAAGGAAATGAACGAAGCAGTTGCCAACGACTAGGGAGGGATTCTAATTGGCTGATAATTCATCAGTATTATCCGTTAGTATCGTCACTCCCGATGGTCGCGTGTATGAACACGAGAGTACCTTTTTAGTGGTCACCACGAAATTAGGACAACTCGGGATCATGCCAAATCACGTTCCGGTCATTACTTCTTTGGAAGTTGACGAGGCCCGGATCAAGCATGATGACACGGAAGACAAGGTTGCCGTTAACGGTGGCTTCCTTGAATTCTCGAACAATACGGCCACCATTGTTGCTGACAGTGCGGAACGTCAAGACGACATCGATGTCGCCCGGGCGGAAAATGCACGTCAACGGGCTGAGAAGACCATCAAGCAAGCGCAAGCAGCGCATGATGCAGACTCCTTAGCACGGGCTGAAGTTGCGTTACGACGGGCCGTTAACCGGATTAACGTCGCAAAGCACTAATGAAAAAATTAACATTTAAATAAATGGATTTTTAATGGCAATTCTCATCTGAGGGTTGCTATTTTTTTATCCTTGGATAAGGAGGTCCTTAACGAGTTCGGGATTCATTAGTAAATGTAATATTACAACGGCCGATTTTACGGGAATCACGGGGACAAGCCCTAAGAAATATGCTATAGTTAATGAGAATGTTCAGAAGGGATGGAGTCGATGAAACTCATCGGGATGCAAGGAATTTTAACGATTATTAGTCATTTGTTCTTTATTGCGCTAGCTTTTTGGGCCATTTCAGCCCTGCATATTGAGCGATTGATGACCTTTTATCCGCGGCAGTCACGCGTGCTGATCGTCATGTTAGCGGTCGCAATTGGCTTTGGTTGCAGCTCATTCTTTTTGGACTTCATTAACAATGTTCGTAATCTAGGCTACCTGGTACGGTAGACGTATAAAATATTTTTGGAGGTATCCCATGGAAAAAATCGTTGTTCATGGTGGGAACCGTTTAACGGGTGAGGTCCAAATCGAAGGCGCCAAGAATGCCGTTTTACCAATCTTAGCGGCATCAATTCTGGCGAATGAAGGGATCACGCATTTAACAAATGTTCCGGTTCTATCTGACGTTTATACAATGAACAAAGTCCTGCGGTTCTTGAACCTGCGGGTTGACTTTGATGAGGCCAATCGTGCGATTACGATTGATGCGACCAAGCAGCTTTCGAGTGAGGCACCGTTTGAATACGTGTCGAAGATGCGTGCATCGATCGTGGTGATGGGTCCCTTACTGGCGCGATTAGGGCATGCTCGGGTCGCTTTACCAGGGGGTTGTGCCATCGGAACGCGACCAATCGACCTCCATCTGAAGGGCTTAGAAGCCTTGGGTGCGCGAATCGAACAACACGATGGGTTCGTTGAAGCGTTTGCCGACCACCTGACTGGTGCGCACATCTACTTGGACTTTCCTAGTGTTGGGGCGACCCAGAACATCATGATGGCGGCCTGCCTGGCGCAGGGGACCACGGTGATCGATAATGTCGCCCGGGAACCGGAAATCGTGGATTTGGCTAACGTCTTGAATAAGATGGGCGCGCATGTTCGCGGTGCGGGGACGGAAACGTTGCGTATCGATGGGGTCGCTGCGATGCACGGAACGGACCACAGTGTGGTTCAGGACCGCATCGAGGCGGGGACCTTCATGGTGGCTGCTGCGTTGACTCGTGGAAACGTGTTGATCAAGGATGGAATTGTTGAACATAACAAGCCTTTGATTTCCAAATTACAAGAAATGGGCGCACAGGTCATGGACGAGCCAGCGGGAGTCCGGGTTATCGGACCAGATGAACTCGCCCCAACGGACGTTAAAACTTTACCGTATCCCGGTTTCCCTACGGATATGCAGCCGCAGATGACGATTTTACAGCTGGCTGCTAAGGGGACCAGCACCATGACCGAGACCGTCTTTGAGAACCGGTTCATGCATTTGGAAGAATTGCGGCGGATGAATGCCCAGTTCCAGATCAATGGCCAGACGGTGGTTATGCACGGGCCAACCGACTTTAACGGAGCCGAGGTTGCAGCAACGGATCTACGGGCTGCCGCGGCGCTAGTTTTGGCTGGGCTGGTCGCAGACGGCTATACGCAAGTAACCAATTTAAAGTACTTAGACCGAGGGTACTACGACTTCCATAAGAAACTCGCAGCACTAGGGGCAGAGATCAAGCGAATCTCGGTTCCGGATAATGACGCCGTGGTGTTGAAGAATGCCCGGGTCGATAACGAAGTCTAACGTTGAAACCTAAAGGGGTGGCATCACGCCACCTTTTTATTTGGTCTAGCAAACCATTTAGAGTTTATGCGGATTGTGGTATAATGAAACGTTGAAAATTGGCATCTAAAATCAGGAGGATTCAAAAGTATGGCGAAAGACATTGGGATTGATTTGGGGACTGCGAATGTTTTAATTTACGTAGTCGGTAAGGGTATCGTATTGAACGAACCATCAGTGGTTGCGATTGATACGAAGACCGATAAAGTGTTAGCGGTGGGTTCCGAAGCATACCGGATGGTTGGTCGGACTCCCGGCAACATTCGCGCGATTCGGCCCCTTAAGGACGGCGTTATTTCCGACTTTGATATTACCGAAGCCATGCTCTCCTACTTTATCAACAAATTAAGTGTGAAGGGCTTCTTATCCAAGCCAAACATCATGATTTGTGCGCCAACGAATATTACGGAAATCGAACGGAAGGCCATTATTCAAGCGGCCGAAAAGTCCGGTGGAGCGAAGGTTTATCTGGAAGAAGAACCTAAAGTTGCGGCCTTGGGTGCGGGGATGGACATCTTCAAGCCTAGTGGTAACATGGTGATCGACATGGGTGGGGGAACCAGTGACATTGCCATCCTGTCCTTGGGTGACATTGTTGCGAGCCAGTCCATTCGCGTGGCCGGTGACCGGATGAACAGTGAAATCGTCAACTACCTCAAACACAAGCACAATCTTATCGTGGGGGAACGGACGGCCGAAACCATTAAGATTAAGATCGGAACGGCCTATCCAGAACCCGATAACGAGAAGAAGACCATGGCTGTTCGGGGCCGGGATTCCGTTTCGGGGATGCCGACGGAAGAGACCATTACGGCGGCGGAAGTTGAAGAAGCCATCCATGATTCCGTGGAGCAGATCGTTTCAGCGGCCATGGCGGTCTTGGAGACCACGCCACCGGAATTGGCAGCGGACATTATCGACCGGGGAATCATGTTGACCGGTGGTGGGGCGTTGTTAGATGGTATCGATAAGCTCTTCTCCGAACGGTTGACGGTTCCCGTCATCATTTCCGAGGATCCTTTGGACAACGTGGCTAAGGGAGCCGGCGTCTTGCTGGAACACATGAACACGAAAGTCGCTAAGCAAAACAACTAGGTGAACTAAGGGGGTGACCGTGTGCGGCGATTCTTAATGATGCTGGTCCGGGGATATCAGCGGTGGATCTCACCGCTCTTTCCGCCGACCTGTCGCTATTATCCGACCTGTTCAACGTATATGTTGCAGGCACTGGCGAAGCATGGGGCCTTAAAAGGTGGCCTGATGGGGTTAGCGCGTATTTTACGGTGCCACCCCTTTGTTCACGGTGGGGTCGATCCCGTTCCGGATCACTTCACCTTGCGGCGCAACGTGGTGGCTGAAAAGGCCTATCGACAAGCAATGCAACTGGATGACAAGCAATCCACAACTAAATGAAGGAGCGTTGGCATGAGTAAACGAGAAAAATCTGTCCAAGTGACGGTGGACGAACAAAAACAATCTGACGGCACCACGGTGTCTGCTCTTAAAATCGGGGATGACACGATTGGAACGGTCAAGCCAGTAGAAGATCGGTTTGAAGCCCAATTGACGGACGGGGATGTCTACCGCGTCAAGACCATTGACGAAGGCGTCGAATTACTGTTGCGGGATTACCATCTGCACCAGGGTTAATAATTTTTGGTAAAATTGGCCGGAGCGGAACAGACCTGTTCCCTTCGGCCTTTATAATAGACCTATTGAGTACTCGGTAGAGTTTACCGACTCAGCTAAACAATTTTTAGGATTAAGGAGCAAGCGATTGTGGCAAAGAATGTGACCAGACAACCAGATGAGACCGACTCGCGAATTGACTGGGGAATCATCTTCTGTGTCTTAATGTTGGCCTTGATTGGCCTCGCGTCGATCTACGTTGCGGCGACGCATGATTCTAGTGCAACGAGTATTACATCCGCCGTGGTTTCCCAACTGGTATGGTACATCATTGGGACGATTGCGATTGTGATCATTATGCAATTTGACTCGGAACAGCTGTGGAAGGTGGCCCCGTTGCTCTACGGGATTGGGCTGTTTCTCCTGTTCTCGGTCTGGGTCTTCTATAGCAAGGCCTACTATGCCAGTACGGGGGCCAAGAGTTGGTTTGCGATTGGACCGTTGACCTTCCAACCCTCCGAAGTTATGAAGCCGGCGTTTATCCTGATGCTGGCGCGAGTTGTGGCGGATCATAATAATAATTTTCCGTTTCACACGGTCAACTCGGATTTCCGGTTGATCGGGAAGATCATTTTGTGGACGTTACCGGTCGCGGTCGCTTTGAAGATGCAAAACGACTTTGGGACCATGTTGGTGTTCTTCGCGATTGCGGGGGGCGTCATCTTAGTTTCGGGGATTACTTGGAAGATTTTGGCACCAGCGATGATTGCCTTAGGTGTCGGCGGTAGTGGGGTACTCGCCCTGGTGACGACGACCATGGGCCGAAAGATTTTGGAAAAAGTCGGTTTTCAGGCCTACCAATTCGCCCGGGTCGACACGTGGCTCCATCCGTCCGCTGATACGTCCAACCAGGGGTATCAACTCTGGCAGAGTATGAAAGCCGTCGGTTCCGGTGGCATCTTCGGAACGGGCTTTAACGTTTCTCACGTCTACGTACCGGTACGTGAATCCGATATGATTTTCTCGGTCATTGGGGAGAACTTTGGCTTCATTGGTGGCTGTGTACTGATTTTCCTTTACTTCTTATTGATTTACCAAATGATTCGGGTCACGTTCGATACCAAGAACGTCTTCTACGCGTACATTTCAACCGGGGTCATTATGATGATTCTCTTCCACGTTTTTGAAAACATTGGGATGAGTATCGGACTTTTACCACTGACGGGGATTCCGTTGCCCTTCGTGAGTCAAGGGGGGTCGGCCCTGATTGGAAATCTGATTGGGATTGGACTAATCATGTCAATGCGGTATCATTATAAGAGTTACATGTTTAGTCGTAACGAGTCATTCAAATAAAGGAGATTATGAAATCATGAGTGAAATGGTTAAGTATTTCTGGACGAAGGCTACAAACGATGGTACGCGGATTGGGTTGACCACCGAGGGCCAAGACGAATTAGGAACGGTTAAGTTCGCTAAGTTGCCAGCCGTTGGGGACCAAGTGAAGAAGGGCGAGAACCTTTTGAGCGTGGAAGCCGACAAGGCGGTCTCTGATATTCCAAGTCCTGTTACGGGTAAAGTAACGGCTGTTAACCCAGCCTTGGCTGATAGCTTTGACGCGTTAAACGGCAGTGACACTGACGCTGCTTGGTTTGTTGACGTTCAAGAAGACTAAGTCATTGAAAAACCGGTTATTCTCTACGGAGATTAGCCGGTTTTTTAGTGGTTTCAGGGGTTGTCGGGTATAATAGAGGTATCGTGATAGAAATGGAGTGGGCGATATGACGGAAAAAAACGTGTTTCACATTAACGGGTACCTAGGCTTATTGCTAGTTCTGGTGCTACTAGCGGGGGGTGGCTTACTGGTATTCCAAGGAATGGGCATGGCGATTTTAGGAACCCTCTTAATTATCGTGGGATTATTGGGTGCCAGCAGCTTGACCATCGTTGGGCCCAATCAATCGAAGGTCTTAACGTTCTTTGGACGTTACGTCGGAACGATTCGAGAAGCTGGCCTGTACTTGACGATTCCGCTGACCAATAAGGCGACGGTTTCGCTGCGGGTTCGTAACTTTAACAGTGCCATCTTAAAGGTCAACGACTTACAAGGAAATCCGGTAGAAATCGCCGCCGTGATCGTCTTCAAGGTGGTGGATACCAGTAAGGCCCTGTTCGCCGTCGAAGACTATGAACAGTTCGTAGAGATTCAAAGCGAATCGGCCATTCGGCACGTCGCATCCGAATACGCTTACGATAATTTTGGTGACCACCAAGCGTTGACGCTGCGGAGCAACCCCACGGAAGTGTCCAATCATTTAACGGAAGAACTCCAGGAGCGGTTGGATGTCGCGGGAGTCGAAGTGGTCGAGACCCGGCTGACGCACTTGGCTTATGCGACTGAAATTGCCTCGGCAATGTTGCAGCGTCAGCAGTCACAAGCAATCCTGTCGGCCCGTAAAATCATCGTGGAAGGGGCCGTCTCGATTACTGAAGGTGCCATTAGCCGGTTATCGGCGGAGACCAATTTGGAACTCACCGATAATCAGAAATTGCAATTGATTAATAACATGATGGTCTCAATCATTAATGAACGGGGTTCCCAACCCGTAATCAATACGGGAAAAGTTGACGATTAAAGATCACGAGGTTTGGTCTGGAGGATTTTGATGGACGAACAGATAAGGACGTTACAAGCAAATTTACGGGCGCTCAATGATCAGCTGCGTCACGGGGAGGTCTACCAATCGTTGGGGGATCGCCTGGGGCAACTGATGGATGGTCTACAGCGACACCGCCGTACCGCCATTGACTTTCCGGATGATCAAGATGGTATTGAGGAGCTCTTAGACCAGATTCATCAACGGTTAGCGGCTGACCAACCGGCAACGGTCTCACTGGCGGAACTAAGCCAGCTGTTGGACCATCTGCGCTCGGTCGACCCGCGGGTCCGCTATACGGGCGTTCATTTTACGCTGTATGATGCGCTGGAAGCCGATACGTTTACCTCGGAGCAACTCCAGTGGTTGACTGAGCAGCTATTAGCCGATCACCGGCTATTTGCGCACATCTTAGAACCCGCTAACCAAGCCGTTTTTGGTCGGTCAACGACCACGTCCTTTTTAGCCACGGTGCTGCACTACGGTCAGGGCCATCCCCAACTATTCCAGATCGATTATGATCGGGTGGTGATTCAGATTGCGACGTACCTGTGTTTGGAGACCGATACGCGCGGGTTCATCAACGGTCAGGGATGGGCCCACGCTTTCACGTCGGTGACGGCTTTAGTGACGGCTTTGAACGATAATACGGTGATTCCGCGGGCTGATAAGCTCTTCTTGATGACGACGTTTATTGAACGCTTTAAACGGTTAGCGACACCGTTGATTTATGGGGAGACCACCCGGATGAGCAATTATCTCGTGTCATTGACTAACCGGCATCCACTGTACACGGACGCGTGTGTGGCGGCCTTGAAGCAGTGGCGGCGACAGGTTGCTTTACAGCGGCGGTCGACAGAAACGGCGGCGGGTTGGAACCGCTACTATAATCGGCAGCGTTTACTGGACGCCCTGCAGCTCCACCGGGACTTAGCTCCCCAGATTCGAACGTATTTATCCGCAGCCATTGATTTTTTGGCGTAGTTTGTAGGCAGATTTTATCAGAAATGGTATACTGAAGGCTAACCGAAAACTATACGATAGGATGAGTGACATCATGGAAAAAAATAAGTTACACGTAGGTTTACTATTCGGTGGCAATTCCTCGGAACACGATGTTTCTAAGCGTTCCGCACACAACATTTACGATGCGATGGATAAGACCCATTACGATGTGAGTCTGTTCCTATTGACCCGCGAGGGGTTCGTATTAAGTGACGCGGCTTCCCGCCGAGTCTTCAATGGTGAAGATGAGGGGACGGTAGCGGCAGAGGAACAAGCGAAGGTAGATGCTTCTAATCCATTGGCACCCATTTGGAACCTATCCCAAGCGAAGGATATTGATGTTTTCTTCCCGATTATTCACGGTAATTTGGGTGAAGACGGTACGATCCAGGGGCTTTTCCGCTTATTGAAAAAGCCTTATGTGGGGAGTGGCGTCTTGGCATCAGCGACGGCCTTCGATAAGGATCGGACAAAGCAGGTCTTGACGGCGAACGGTATCCGGAACACCAAGTACGTGGTGGTGACGCCGGCTAACCGGGACCACTACGATTACGCCACGGTCCAAGCTAAGCTGGGGACGGACGTCTTCATTAAGCCAGCTAACCAAGGTTCCTCCATTGGGATTCATATGGCGACCAACCAACAGGAGTACATCGATGGCATGGCGGATGCCTTCCGGTACGACTACAAGGTCTTGGTTGAAGAAACGATTGCCGGCCCAGAAGAAGTGGAAATTTCCATCCTGGGGAACGAACAGCCCCAAGCTTCCAAGCTGGGAGCGATTCGGGTTCCTAAGCAGGACGTCTTCTACGACTATAACAATAAGTTCGTTGACGCCAGCGGGGTGACGTTCGAGGTGCCCGTCAAGTTGGATGACCAGCTCACGCAAGAGATCACGGACATGGGACTCAAGACCTATGCCGCGTTAGGCTTAACGGGGATGGCGCGAATCGATTACTTAGTTTCTAAGGACGGCGTGCCATACGTGGGTGAGGTGAACACCTTGCCAGGCTTTACTAACATTAGTCTGTACCCACAACTATGGGAAGCCTCAGGTATCAGTTATGCGGACCTGATTGACCGGTTGATCGACTTGGCGATTGCCGAATTTAACCGGCAGGATCAATTAGCTTATGACTTCATTCCGTTGAGTGATAATTCCGCTGCTTCAACTTATCAACCCAAGCAAAAGTAAGTGATCAACGAAAGCCGGTGGGATTTTCCCAGCGGCTTTTTTCATGGAGGCGAGTAGCGAATGAGGATGGGATTCACAGAATTGAAACGCGCGTGGCTCTGGGGGTGGCGAACCCCTCGTGTTTTAGGAGGCTGGCTACTTCTTGTGGGCACGTTAGGTAGTTTACGGTGGTTGGGCCGTTTTCCAGGATGGCAGCCCCTCACAGTCGTTTTAAGCCTATTCACGCTAATCTGGGCTGGTCGGCAGTGGTGGTGTCTTCTACAAGCCTGGTGTCCGGAGTTGAGCATTGCGTGGCGGCCTAGTCGACACTGGATGGCTTGGACGGGGCTGATCGTTGGTGGTGGCATTCTAGCGTTGCCGTGGGGACTCTGGGGACTAAGTAGCCGTTTTTGGGTCCGGTTACCCATGGACGCCCAAGTGGTGAACTGGGTCACGTTGAACCGGCGACCGTTTCTGGTGGTCATGGCGTTGGTTTATCTGGGCATCTTAGGGTGGGGACTGCTCTGGGGACCGCGGCACTTACGGATAACGCCCCGCAATCGACGGGGGACGCCCTTACAAATGTTAGCTGCCGTGGGTGTTCAGGTCGGCCTGTTAGTAGTGTGGCTCTTGATGAGCGGGGGTATCGTCTGGGCCAATTATTGGCTGGACCAGCGGGCAACGTTGTTAACGATTCGTTGGGTGACGGCTGGCTCCTTATTGCTCATTTTGCTGGGTTTCACCGTCGCCAGTCTTTTGGGCAGCACTACCCTAGCTTGGAGTTGGGTGGGTCAGCCGCAGTTAGCCGCACCGGCTAAAGGGGATGGCCACCATTACCGGTGGACGTTAGGCTTTTGGCTGGTCTGGCTGGTCGTTAGCGGTGCCGTCGTGACGCAGACTTTAGCCAGCCCGCGGTTGGGAACCACGACCCTGATCAGTCACCGGGGCGTCGATCATCATCGTGGGGTACAGAACACGCTAGGGGCGTTACGGGCTGTACATGCCGAACACCCACGATACGTGGAAATGGATCTGCATGAGACCCAGGACCATCAGTGGGTGGTGCTGCATGACGAATCGTTACAAGCGCTGGCTGGACGGGACGTCCGGCCGGCCCAGCGGCCGTTGCGCGCCTTAGTGGGCTTACGCCTCCATGAACACGGTCAGACGGGCCGACTGGTCAGTTGGCAACGGTACTTGAAGGTGGCGGAGGACCTCCACCAGCCGCTATTAGTGGAACTGAAGACCACGCCGCAGGATTCACCGGGGATGGCAGTGCGGTTTGCCCGCCAGTACGGGAAGCGCCTACACCGCGATGGTTCAGCAGTACACTCGTTGGACTATCGGGTGGTTGCAACTTTGCGTCAGCGGTGCCCGCAGTTGCGGACGGGGTACATTACGCCCTTCAACTGGGTCGATCCGCGCTCCGTTCCCGCGGATTTCTACTCGTTTCAACGATTATCGGTGAGTGATCAGTTCATTTTGGCGGCCCACCAGCAGCACGCGACGGCTTATCTATGGACGCCGGACCATCCGGTTGCCATGACCAGTCTGTGGGCGTTGGGAGCGGATGGTCAGATTACGAATGAGTTGGCTGAATTACGCAGGGTTGTGCGGCAGCGGCCCC includes:
- a CDS encoding glycerophosphodiester phosphodiesterase, with protein sequence MSIAWRPSRHWMAWTGLIVGGGILALPWGLWGLSSRFWVRLPMDAQVVNWVTLNRRPFLVVMALVYLGILGWGLLWGPRHLRITPRNRRGTPLQMLAAVGVQVGLLVVWLLMSGGIVWANYWLDQRATLLTIRWVTAGSLLLILLGFTVASLLGSTTLAWSWVGQPQLAAPAKGDGHHYRWTLGFWLVWLVVSGAVVTQTLASPRLGTTTLISHRGVDHHRGVQNTLGALRAVHAEHPRYVEMDLHETQDHQWVVLHDESLQALAGRDVRPAQRPLRALVGLRLHEHGQTGRLVSWQRYLKVAEDLHQPLLVELKTTPQDSPGMAVRFARQYGKRLHRDGSAVHSLDYRVVATLRQRCPQLRTGYITPFNWVDPRSVPADFYSFQRLSVSDQFILAAHQQHATAYLWTPDHPVAMTSLWALGADGQITNELAELRRVVRQRPQQAYWAILWNFTLSYI
- a CDS encoding DUF2785 domain-containing protein produces the protein MDEQIRTLQANLRALNDQLRHGEVYQSLGDRLGQLMDGLQRHRRTAIDFPDDQDGIEELLDQIHQRLAADQPATVSLAELSQLLDHLRSVDPRVRYTGVHFTLYDALEADTFTSEQLQWLTEQLLADHRLFAHILEPANQAVFGRSTTTSFLATVLHYGQGHPQLFQIDYDRVVIQIATYLCLETDTRGFINGQGWAHAFTSVTALVTALNDNTVIPRADKLFLMTTFIERFKRLATPLIYGETTRMSNYLVSLTNRHPLYTDACVAALKQWRRQVALQRRSTETAAGWNRYYNRQRLLDALQLHRDLAPQIRTYLSAAIDFLA
- a CDS encoding SPFH domain-containing protein: MTEKNVFHINGYLGLLLVLVLLAGGGLLVFQGMGMAILGTLLIIVGLLGASSLTIVGPNQSKVLTFFGRYVGTIREAGLYLTIPLTNKATVSLRVRNFNSAILKVNDLQGNPVEIAAVIVFKVVDTSKALFAVEDYEQFVEIQSESAIRHVASEYAYDNFGDHQALTLRSNPTEVSNHLTEELQERLDVAGVEVVETRLTHLAYATEIASAMLQRQQSQAILSARKIIVEGAVSITEGAISRLSAETNLELTDNQKLQLINNMMVSIINERGSQPVINTGKVDD
- a CDS encoding glycine cleavage system protein H, which codes for MSEMVKYFWTKATNDGTRIGLTTEGQDELGTVKFAKLPAVGDQVKKGENLLSVEADKAVSDIPSPVTGKVTAVNPALADSFDALNGSDTDAAWFVDVQED
- a CDS encoding D-alanine--D-alanine ligase family protein; protein product: MEKNKLHVGLLFGGNSSEHDVSKRSAHNIYDAMDKTHYDVSLFLLTREGFVLSDAASRRVFNGEDEGTVAAEEQAKVDASNPLAPIWNLSQAKDIDVFFPIIHGNLGEDGTIQGLFRLLKKPYVGSGVLASATAFDKDRTKQVLTANGIRNTKYVVVTPANRDHYDYATVQAKLGTDVFIKPANQGSSIGIHMATNQQEYIDGMADAFRYDYKVLVEETIAGPEEVEISILGNEQPQASKLGAIRVPKQDVFYDYNNKFVDASGVTFEVPVKLDDQLTQEITDMGLKTYAALGLTGMARIDYLVSKDGVPYVGEVNTLPGFTNISLYPQLWEASGISYADLIDRLIDLAIAEFNRQDQLAYDFIPLSDNSAASTYQPKQK
- a CDS encoding FtsW/RodA/SpoVE family cell cycle protein, producing MAKNVTRQPDETDSRIDWGIIFCVLMLALIGLASIYVAATHDSSATSITSAVVSQLVWYIIGTIAIVIIMQFDSEQLWKVAPLLYGIGLFLLFSVWVFYSKAYYASTGAKSWFAIGPLTFQPSEVMKPAFILMLARVVADHNNNFPFHTVNSDFRLIGKIILWTLPVAVALKMQNDFGTMLVFFAIAGGVILVSGITWKILAPAMIALGVGGSGVLALVTTTMGRKILEKVGFQAYQFARVDTWLHPSADTSNQGYQLWQSMKAVGSGGIFGTGFNVSHVYVPVRESDMIFSVIGENFGFIGGCVLIFLYFLLIYQMIRVTFDTKNVFYAYISTGVIMMILFHVFENIGMSIGLLPLTGIPLPFVSQGGSALIGNLIGIGLIMSMRYHYKSYMFSRNESFK